From the genome of Pelomonas sp. SE-A7, one region includes:
- a CDS encoding GNAT family N-acetyltransferase, with amino-acid sequence MTQPPEQDGKDSPQPWHQAVLRRWADWVPIRSLARRHRKRIKDHLLALGERDRYLRFGYPATDEQVTKYALGLDFDRDEVLGIFNRKLELVAMAHLAYEPLPQRIGKPAMAEFGVSVAEKARGRGFGARLFEHAALHARNRGIETLFIHALSENAPMLKIARSAGATVERDGSESEAWLRLPPDTVASHVGEALERHLAEVDFTLKRHVRTLHAIIDGVAEVTQHLGDGGGKGPKP; translated from the coding sequence ATGACCCAGCCTCCCGAGCAAGACGGCAAGGACAGCCCGCAGCCCTGGCACCAGGCTGTGCTGCGCCGCTGGGCGGACTGGGTGCCGATCCGCTCACTGGCTCGGCGCCACCGCAAGCGCATCAAGGACCACCTGCTGGCCCTGGGCGAGCGCGACCGCTACCTGCGATTCGGCTACCCCGCCACCGACGAACAGGTCACCAAGTACGCCTTGGGCCTGGACTTCGACCGCGACGAGGTGCTGGGCATCTTCAACCGCAAGCTGGAACTGGTGGCCATGGCCCACCTGGCTTATGAGCCGCTACCGCAGCGCATAGGCAAGCCGGCCATGGCTGAGTTCGGCGTCTCGGTGGCCGAGAAGGCGCGCGGCCGTGGCTTCGGCGCCCGGCTGTTCGAACATGCCGCCCTGCACGCCCGCAACCGCGGCATCGAGACCTTGTTCATCCATGCCCTGAGCGAGAACGCGCCCATGTTAAAGATTGCCCGATCAGCGGGCGCCACGGTCGAGCGGGACGGCTCCGAGTCCGAAGCCTGGCTGAGACTGCCGCCGGACACGGTTGCCTCCCATGTCGGCGAGGCGTTGGAGCGACACCTGGCCGAGGTCGATTTCACGCTCAAGCGACATGTGCGCACCCTTCACGCCATCATCGACGGCGTCGCGGAAGTCACACAGCACCTCGGAGACGGGGGCGGCAAGGGCCCCAAGCCCTGA